A part of Primulina eburnea isolate SZY01 chromosome 10, ASM2296580v1, whole genome shotgun sequence genomic DNA contains:
- the LOC140842842 gene encoding uncharacterized protein, whose amino-acid sequence MARGNQSQPPPQGSSSNAVGNKVLFEDSSSQYYLQNGDHPGLVLVSHLLTDSLLYMSAAYEIWKDLRDRFHQSNAPRIFQLKKRLNELQQGSMDISSYYTRMRTLWDELKDFQPISVCNCGSMKEWLNYHNQECVMQFLMGLNESYAQIRAQILMMEPFPIISKTFSLVIQEERQRSIHHDTPASSYDQSLAMAAVRGTSNFKGYKSDRPVCSHCNFPYHTVDKCYKLHGYPPSHPRYKQKQSEGKAQDHQTRITSDTQVPKAGEVLSQDHCRQLIAFLSSQIQLGHDNTSVSQQQSNTSAPCFTGTLHSTPIISSSWIIDTGATHHICCALGLFCTLKFFISNVTLPNGSMVPSTHIGSVKLSSDLTLENVLYVPHFKFNLLSISSLTKQISCSVTFLSDSCQIQVLNQSKMIGMGKRMGDLYIFSPLPVLSTVCNVSSSKSSLWHYRMGHASFPQLSVLGKTLGTDFIHNNVSLDCTVCLLSKQKRLPFNSNNSLSKYSFDLIHIDIWGPFNPLSVDGFNVLPTQKLPSQPLHTPLPTSSIDVDARPHRFTSKPFHLNDYHCYTTTSHSSSTSHPLSIVLGTHKLSSSYRAFVHNISSIVEPHSFSQAVVQPEWRQAMDAELQALESNKTWSIVSLPPNKRAVGCRWVYKAKFRADGTLERYKARLVAKGYTQQEGIDYFETFSPVAKIVTVRTLLALAAVHGWFLTQLDVNNAFLHGELAEEVYMLLPPGYHSKGVILPTNAVCKLHKSLYGLKQASRQWFSKFSSTLLTIGFIQSHADSSLFIRSQGNVFLALLVYVDDIVIATNDEKEAVDLKIFLDSHFKLKDLGNLKYFLGIEVARSSRGISICQRHYALQLLTEAGLLGCKSRSTPLDTNLKLNDEDGDLLTDPFLYRKLMGKLLYLTITRPDLAYSVNKLSQYVSKPRGPHLQAVYSVLKYVKGSVGQGLFYSASTTLKLSFFSDSDWASCQDTRRSVSGYCVLLGKSLISWKSKKQQTVSRSSAEAEYRSTANATCEVIWLRSLLTDFQVPCDEPAVLFCDNQSAIHIASNPVFHERTKHIEIDCHIVREKLQCGLIKILYLSTVLQLADLFTKSLLPSRFRMLLSKMGINNIHAPS is encoded by the exons ATGGCGAGGGGAAATCAATCGCAGCCTCCACCTCAAGGTTCAAGTTCAAATGCTGTAGGAAACAAAGTGCTCTTCGAAGATTCGAGTAGTCAATACTACCTGCAGAATGGTGATCATCCTGGATTGGTGCTGGTTTCTCATTTACTTACAG ATAGTCTGTTGTATATGTCTGCGGCTTATGAGATCTGGAAAGATCTACGAGATCGATTTCATCAAAGTAATGCGCCAAGAATTTTTCAGCTTAAAAAGCGTTTGAATGAGTTACAACAAGGATCGATGGATATCAGTTCATATTATACCAGGATGAGAACTTTGTGGGATGAGTTGAAGGATTTTCAGCCAATTTCTGTGTGTAATTGTGGTTCAATGAAGGAATGGTTGAATTATCACAACCAGGAGTGTGTAATGCAGTTTTTGATGGGTTTAAATGAGTCATATGCTCAGATTCGTGCTCAAATTCTGATGATGGAACCATTTCCGATAATCTCCAAGACATTTTCTTTGGTAATTCAGGAAGAAAGACAGAGGTCCATACATCATGATACTCCTGCAAGTTCATATGATCAGTCTTTGGCCATGGCTGCTGTACGAGGCACTTCTAATTTTAAAGGATATAAATCTGATAGGCCTGTATGCTCCCACTGTAACTTTCCCTATCACACTGTTGACAAATGCTACAAGCTACATGGATATCCTCCGAGTCATCCAAGATATAAACAGAAACAGAGTGAAGGGAAAGCTCAAGATCATCAAACTCGAATTACTTCTGACACTCAGGTGCCCAAAGCGGGAGAGGTTTTAAGTCAAGATCATTGTCGACAGCTTATTGCATTCTTAAGCTCACAAATTCAGCTTGGCCATGACAACACTTCGGTTTCACAACAACAGTCCAACACTTCTGCACCATGTTTCACTGGTACTTTGCACTCTACTCCCATCATTTCCTCTTCTTGGATCATAGACACAGGAGCCACACATCATATTTGTTGTGCATTAGGCCTTTTCTGCACTTTGAAGTTTTTTATTTCCAATGTCACGTTGCCAAATGGTTCAATGGTTCCTTCTACACACATAGGCTCAGTTAAGCTATCTTCTGATTTGACCCTGGAAAATGTTCTATATGTTCCTCATTTCAAGTTTAACTTGCTGTCTATTAGTTCCTTAACCAAACAAATTTCTTGTTCAGTTACTTTTCTCTCTGATTCTTGTCAAATTCAGGTTCTCAACCAGAGCAAGATGATTGGGATGGGTAAAAGAATGGGTGATTTGTATATCTTCAGTCCTCTTCCAGTTTTATCCACAGTGTGTAATGTTTCTTCCTCAAAGTCTAGTCTTTGGCATTATAGAATGGGACATGCTTCTTTTCCACAATTATCTGTATTGGGGAAAACTTTAGGGACtgattttattcataataatgtTTCATTGGATTGTACAGTTTGTCTCTTGTCAAAACAGAAAAGATTGCCATTTAATTCCAATAACTCATTGTCCAAATATTCTTTTGATTTGATTCACATTGACATTTGGGGTCCTTTTAATCCTTTAAGTGTTGATGGTTTCAA TGTCTTGCCAACACAGAAGCTTCCTTCACAGCCTTTACATACTCCCTTGCCCACTTCCAGTATTGATGTTGATGCTCGTCCACATCGGTTTACTTCTAAACCATTTCATCTCAATGATTATCACTGTTATACCACCACTTCTCATTCTTCCTCTACATCTCATCCTTTATCCATTGTCCTCGGCACTCACAAGCTTTCCTCTTCATACCGAGCCTTTGTCCATAACATTTCTTCTATTGTTGAACCACATTCCTTCTCCCAGGCTGTTGTGCAACCAGAGTGGCGTCAAGCCATGGATGCTGAATTACAGGCTTTGGAGAGCAATAAAACTTGGTCTATTGTTTCCTTGCCACCCAATAAGCGAGCCGTTGGTTGTCGTTGGGTGTATAAGGCCAAGTTTCGGGCTGATGGAACACTAGAACGGTATAAGGCGCGATTAGTTGCTAAAGGATATACGCAACAGGAGGGGATAGATTACTTTGAAACATTCTCCCCAGTTGCAAAAATTGTCACGGTTAGAACACTCCTAGCACTGGCAGCCGTTCATGGTTGGTTTCTTACTCAGCTTGATGTTAACAATGCTTTTCTTCATGGTGAATTGGCTGAAGAGGTCTACATGTTGTTGCCTCCGGGGTATCACAGTAAGGGGGTGATTTTACCCACAAATGCAGTTTGTAAACTGCACAAGTCTTTATATGGGCTCAAGCAGGCCTCACGCCAATGGTTCTCAAAATTTTCATCTACTTTACTCACTATTGGCTTCATTCAGTCACATGCCGATAGTTCTTTGTTCATTCGTTCACAAGGCAATGTGTTTCTAGCATTATTAgtttatgtggatgatattGTTATAGCAACAAATGATGAGAAGGAAGCTGTGGACTTGAAAATATTTCTGGACAGCCATTTTAAATTGAAGGACTTGGGAAACTTGAAGTATTTTTTGGGAATTGAAGTTGCAAGGTCTTCTCGTGGCATTTCTATTTGCCAACGACATTATGCACTGCAACTACTCACAGAGGCGGGTCTTTTGGGTTGTAAATCTCGTTCAACACCTCTAGACACAAATCTGAAATTAAATGATGAAGATGGTGATCTGTTAACTGACCCTTTCTTGTACCGAAAGCTAATGGGCAAGCTTCTGTATTTGACCATCACAAGGCCTGATTTGGCTTACTCAGTTAACAAGCTAAGCCAGTATGTGTCTAAGCCACGAGGTCCACATTTACAAGCTGTATATTCTGTGCTCAAGTATGTTAAAGGGTCAGTTGGTCAGGGTCTCTTTTATAGTGCATCCACCACACTTAAACTTAGTTTCTTCTCGGATTCAGATTGGGCATCTTGCCAAGATACTCGGCGTTCAGTCTCTGGCTATTGTGTTCTCCTGGGTAAGTCATTAATATCATGGAAATCCAAGAAGCAACAGACTGTTTCCAGATCCTCTGCTGAAGCGGAGTATCGATCGACGGCCAATGCTACTTGTGAGGTGATTTGGCTACGATCTTTATTAACTGATTTCCAAGTTCCTTGTGATGAACCTGCTGTGTTATTCTGTGACAACCAGTCAGCTATTCACATTGCGTCCAACCCGGTGTTTCATGAACGAACGAAGCACATTGAGATTGATTGTCACATTGTGAGGGAGAAGCTTCAATGTGGACTCATTAAGATCTTGTATCTGTCAACTGTTTTGCAACTAGCAGACCTCTTCACCAAGTCTTTGCTTCCATCCAGATTTCGTATGCTGCTGTCCAAGATGGGCATTAACAACATCCATGCTCCATCTTGA